From Toxotes jaculatrix isolate fToxJac2 chromosome 1, fToxJac2.pri, whole genome shotgun sequence, a single genomic window includes:
- the mespba gene encoding mesoderm posterior ba, whose product MDTSSVPLLNYGLQYQWCSDSDISSISSPETLSPVHSMDSSLSPSYQQPPQSIPKAAKTGYSQSLKSSPCSLSGRGRKSGRATRIRSKQRESASEKEKLRMRDLTKALHHLRSYLPPSVAPAGQTLTKIETLRLTIRYISYLSAQLGLSEEVLFQRREQGDTSASDASSPDILSYFQHGSMGGQEAHLQNQNLTQSLYPSQCHSQSAMLHSGSCSFGVDQYNRQYSEAPLGDISMDTILQSPPTTQPSCQMCGKDFCIPLTPREYWG is encoded by the exons ATGGATACCTCCTCGGTCCCTCTGCTCAACTACGGCCTGCAGTACCAGTGGTGCTCCGACTCAGACATCTCTAGCATCTCCTCTCCAGAAACCCTCTCCCCTGTCCACTCTATGGACTCCAGCCTGTCTCCTTCCTACCAGCAGCCTCCTCAGTCCATCCCTAAAGCAGCTAAAACTGGATATTCTCAGAGCCTCAAATCCTCGCCCTGCTCCCTGTCTGGACGTGGCCGGAAGTCGGGCCGAGCCACCCGGATCCGCAGCAAACAGAGGGAGAGCGCCAGCGAGAAGGAGAAGCTGAGGATGAGGGATCTGACCAAGGCTCTGCATCACCTCAGGTCCTACCTACCACCCTCGGTGGCCCCCGCCGGACAGACCCTGACAAAGATTGAGACTCTCCGCCTGACTATCCGCTACATCTCCTACCTGTCAGCCCAACTGGGCCTCAGTGAGGAGGTCCTGTTTCAGCGGAGGGAGCAAGGAGACACCTCGGCCAGTGACGCATCCTCACCTGACATCCTCAGTTACTTCCAGCACGGCTCCATGGGAGGTCAGGAGGCCCATCTCCAGAACCAGAACCTGACCCAAAGCCTGTACCCATCCCAGTGTCACAGCCAGAGCGCCATGCTGCACTCTGGGAGCTGTAGTTTTGGAGTGGATCAGTACAATAGACAGTACAGTGAAGCTCCTTTGGGAGATATCAGCATGGATACCATCCTGCAGTCACCTCCAACAACACAGCCCTCCTGTCAG atgTGTGGCAAAGACTTCTGCATCCCGTTGACTCCAAGAGAGTATTGGGGTTAA